Genomic DNA from Niallia circulans:
TGACAATCAATTGAACTCTTATTATTATTAATTAAATAATAAGGGATAAATTAAAAAAGCCAATGAGGGAGAAAAGTAGTTAGGATCCACATGGAAAGAGAGGAAATGCCACAGGCTGGGAGCATTTCTGCATGATGACTTAATGAATGAACACTCCGTAGGTTTTCTTCTGAACATGTTTTTAATAGACATTATTAGGTATGAAACGTTAGCAGGCGTTAACTGCAAAGTGGAAGATGCATTACTTTATTGCAATGTATTTCTTCAATTAGGGTGGCACCACGGGATATAAATCTCGTCCCTTGTATATGTTTTGATATACAAGGGGCGGGATTTTTTTGTTTGTTTGTTTTTCCGGCAGTGTGCCCCGATAATCCTATACATAGGCTATAACAGGAGGGTAAAACCATGCAAATAAATATTCCAAGAGGAACGCAAGATATTTTGCCAGGCACAGTCGAAAAATGGCAATACATCGAAAATCGTATTAAAGATCTATGTGATCGATTCCAATACAACGAAATAAGAACACCTATCTTTGAACATACGGAGCTGTTTTTGCGCAGTGTTGGAGATACAACAGATATCGTAACAAAGGAAATGTACACATTTGAAGACAGAGGCGAAAGAAGCCTGACTTTAAGACCAGAAGGAACAGCTTCTGTAGTCCGCTCATTTGTAGAAAATAAAATGTTTGGTTTGCCGTCACAGCCAGTTAAGCTTTTCTATTTAGGACAAATGTTCCGTTATGAGCGTCCACAGGCAGGCAGGTTCCGCCAATTCGTTCAGTTTGGAGTAGAAGCAATCGGAAGTAAAGATCCAGCGATCGATGCAGAAGTAATGGCACTAGCCTATTCCGTTTATGAATCACTTGGGCTGTCTAAATTGAAGCTTGTTGTTAACAGTCTTGGAGACAAGGAAAGCAGGCTTGCCCACAGAGAAGCGCTTATGGGCCACTTTAGCCCAAGCATCGGCGAATTCTGTAAGGATTGCCAAAGCCGTCTTGAAAAAAACCCGATGAGAATCCTTGATTGTAAAAAGGATCATGATCATCCGTTAATGAAGTCGGCTCCGTCTATTCTTGAATACTTAAATGAAGAGTCCAAACAATACTTCGAAAAAGTACAAGCTTATTTAACAGCCTTAAATATTCCTTATGTAGTGGATTCTAATCTTGTCAGAGGACTAGATTACTATAACCACACTGCGTTTGAAATTATGAGTGAAGCAGAAGGTTTTGGAGCGATTACGACATTATGCGGAGGCGGTCGCTACAATGGACTAACAGAAGAGCTTGGCGGCCCGGAAGCTCCTGGTATCGGCTTTGCGATGAGCTTAGAAAGATTGCTTGCTGCACTACAGGCAGAAGGAATTGAATTGCCAATCGAAAAGAAAATTGACTGTTATCTTGTAACATTAGGTGAGGAAGCGAAGGATTATAGTGTCGGACTTCTATATGAATTGCGCAAAGCTGGTTTTTCTGCTGAAAGAGATTACTTGGACAGAAAAGTAAAAGGGCAATTTAAAGCAGCAGATCGCCTGCAGGCTAAGTTTGTCGCAATATTAGGGGAAGATGAGCTGAAAGAAAACAAAATCAATGTGAAGAGCCAGGAAACTGGTGAACAGAAACAAGTAAATCTGGATCATTTAGCGGCGGCGTTAAAGGATTTTCAAAGCTATTAATAGATTAGAGACATTTAAAGGAGGATAAATATGTTTGGTAGAACGTATTATTGTGGTGAAGTACCAGAAAAGGCTATTGGCGAAAAAGTTAATTTAAAGGGCTGGGTTCAAAAGAGACGTGATTTAGGCGGGTTGATTTTCATTGACTTACGTGACCGTACAGGCGTCGTGCAAATTGTGTTTAACCCTGAAATAAATAAAGAAGCGCTTGAAGTCGCAGAAAAAGTAAGAAACGAATTTGTTTTAGATATTAAAGGAACTGTTGTTGCAAGGCAGGAAGGAACGATTAATGAAAACCTGTCAACAGGAAAAGTAGAAATCGTAGTGGATGAAATTTCGATTCTAAATGAAGCAAAAACACCGCCATTCTCTATTTCTGACAAAACTGATGTAGCAGAGGAAGTTCGCTTAAAGTATCGTTACTTGGATTTCAGAAGACCAGTTATGTTTGAAACATTGAAAATGCGTCATCAAGTAACAAAAATCATGAGAGACTTTTTAGATAGCGAAGGATTCTTGGACATTGAAACACCAATTCTGACGAAAAGTACGCCAGAGGGAGCAAGAGATTATCTTGTGCCAAGCCGTGTGCATCCAAATGAATTTTACGCATTACCGCAATCGCCGCAGCTTTTCAAGCAGCTGTTGATGGTTGGCGGAATTGAGCGCTATTACCAAATTGCCCGCTGCTTCCGTGACGAGGATTTACGTGCAGATCGTCAGCCTGAATTCACACAGCTGGACATTGAAACTAGCTTCGTAAGTCAGGAAGACATTATGAATATGATGGAAAGCATGATGGTAAAAATTATGCGTGAGGTAAAAGGAATTGATGTTCCTGCACCATTCAAAAGAATGCCTTATGATGAAGCAATGGCAAGATACGGATCTGATAAGCCTGACACAAGATTTGACATGGAGCTAACAGACCTTTCTGAAATCGTAAAAGACTCTAGCTTTAAAGTATTTGCAGCAGCTGTTGAATCAGGCGGCCAAGTGAAAGCAATCAATGTTAAACAAGCAAGTGATAAATACTCACGTAAAGACATTGATGCTTTAACAGAATTCGTGAAGGTTTATGGTGCAAAAGGATTAGCTTGGTTGAAGGCAGAGGAAGATGGTTTGAAAGGGCCAATCTCTAAATTCATTTCAGAGGAAGAGCAAAAAGCATTTGAAGCAGCACTTTCCATTGAAAGTGGAGATTTATTGCTGTTTGTTGCAGATAAAGCAAATGTTGTCGCAGATTCATTAGGTGCACTTCGTCAAAAATTGGCGAAAGAACTGAACCTGATTGACCCAGACAAGTTTAATTTCCTTTGGGTGACAGATTGGCCGTTGTTTGAATATGACGAACAAGAAAACCGTTTCTATGCGGCACACCATCCATTTACAATGCCAAAAAGAGAAGATATCGAACTGCTTGATTCTAATCCTAAGGCTGTTAAAGCACAGGCATATGATATCGTATTGAATGGTTATGAACTTGGTGGCGGATCACTTCGTATTTTCGAAAAGGATATTCAAGAAAAAATGTTCAGTATGCTTGGTTTCTCACAAGAAGAGGCGTATGAGCAATTTGGTTTCTTGTTAGAAGCATTCGAATACGGTACACCTCCACATGGCGGCATTGCAATCGGCTTAGACAGATTGATCATGCTGTTGTCTGGCAGAACGAATCTTCGTGACACAATTGCATTCCCGAAAACAGCAAGCGCAAGCTGCTTACTGACAGATGCACCTGGCGAAGTTTCTCAAAGCCAGCTTGATGATTTGCATCTTGCTCTTAAAGCACCGAAACAAAACGACTGATTGGAAGAGGCTGGGACATAAGCATGTGAACCAGCGTAAAGACCGAACTACTTAATCAACTAATGATTAAATGGTTCGGTTTTTTGTTTTTAGTTACAAAAAATTAGAAATTTTAGTGCAGCGGAATGGAACGAACTTATTTTGAAACTATATTCTATTTAGACACAAGCTGTATTTTTTAAAAATTAGATGTAATTTTATTATTCGTGTTTAGAAAGATTATCTTTTGTTTTGTCCCTGCATCTTTTCCCTTGTGCTAAAACCCACAAGGGCTAGAACCTGTCCACATTTTATGTTATAGTACAAAAAGGTTTAAGAGTTAATAATACTAGAAATTATAAATAGATATAAAGGAATGGCCAATTCCTGTTTGACTGTAAATCTTATAATGGAGTTGAAATAATAGATGTTGCACCAATTTTCAAGAAATGAATTAGCAATTGGAACAGAAGGATTAGAAAAGTTAAAAAACAGCACAGTTGCAGTACTAGGCATAGGAGGAGTAGGCTCCTTTTCTGCAGAGGCTTTAGCGCGTTCTGGTGTCGGCAAATTGATTTTGATTGATAAGGATGATGTTGATATCACGAATGTCAATCGCCAAGTAATTGCACTATTATCAACTGTAGGCCGCCCGAAAGTAGATATAATGAAGGAACGTATTGCTGATATTAATCCAGAGTGCGAAGTTATTGCGTTGAAAATGTTTTATACAGAAGAAACGTATGAAGAAATTTTTGCATATGGTTTAGACTATGTTGTCGATGCGTCTGATACGATTTCCTATAAAATTCATTTGATGAAGGAATGCTTAACAAGAAATATTCCCATCATTTCCAGCATGGGTGCAGCAAATAAAATGGACCCAACTCGTTTCCAGATTGCTGACATCAGCAAAACACATACAGATCCAATTGCTAAAGTAGTTCGCCTTCGTTTGCGAAAAGAAGGCATCCGCAAAGGAATTAAAGTGGTATTCTCTGATGAGAGCCCAATTGTTATTCGGGAAGATGTCCGCAAAGTGGTCGGCAAAGATAATGCACCAATTCGCAAGGCAAAAATGCCTCCATCCTCGAATGCATTTGTTCCTTCTGTTGCTGGCTTGATCATGGCAAGTGATGTTATAAAAGAATTGTTAGGCGATATTAAAATAGTGCGTGTTAACGACTAATAAGGGAAAAGCCCAGACTGGGAGCAGTCTGGGCTTTTTGTATGTTAAACAGTTGGTTTAAATTGACAAATTACCTCTTGATTACATAAATGTATTAGTGTACTATTTTGATAGTACACTAATACATTTTATCAGGGAGAGATATATGAATGCTTTTAAAGGCTTATTAAAAAAAGATATAAAAATTTCCATCGGTTATTTTTACACGATTTTAATTTTTATGGCGATAGCTTTTGCTGCGGGTTGGATATTTTCTAATTATTATGATGCCCGCATGCTTGTTGGAGTGATTTCATTTGCTTTAATTATTGCACATGTTATTTATTTGCCTGGATCGCTGTTGACATCTCTTAATCTGGAAGGGAAAACACAATTATGGCTTCATAATCCGCAAAGCAGTGTGAAGTTACTGCTGTCAAAGCTGACAGCCTGTTCCTTGCTGTCTTTGTGCTCGACTGTCCTCATCACAATTATTACGATTATCTTTATTACTTCTTTAAATGAGATGAACGAGATGTTTTCTACTGGTGATATTGTCATGATTGCTGTTGCGATTTGGGCGATATCGTTTTATATCAGTATTTGGGTCATTTTTTATTGGACTGTTTATCACAGTATCGCAAGAATTCAAGCTTTAAAAAAATTCCGCTGGCTTGTTCTCATCGCAATTTGGTATATATGGAAAATGCTAACTGGGCTATTTGGGAAAATTAGTTTTGTTCAAGCCTTAAAAGAAAAATGGATGTTGAATTTAGGCAACGTATTTCAGATGGAAACAGGATCAAATTCCTTCCAGGCTAGCTTTGAAATGATGGACATATCCATTTTTGTTCTAGCTGGCTATTGTTTGACAGCAATTCTTATCTTCTGGCTTTCTTCTTGGGCTTTAGACAAGAAAGTGGAGGTGTAAGGTGAATGTCTGATGACTTTAAAGCATCGAGGCCAATATATATGCAAATTGTTGATAAAATCATGCAGCAAATTGCGAGACAGGAGTTAAAAGAGGGGCAAAAGCTTCCTTCTGTTAGAGAAATGGCCATCGAGTCAGGAGTGAATCCAAATACAATCCAAAGAACCTACAGTGAGTTGGAGAGGATGAATATTGTGGAGACGAAAAGAGGACAGGGGACATTCATCACGGATAAGAGGGAAGTGTTGGAGGAAGTGAAGAAAAAACTGCAGTTTGATATTGTCAATCAATTTATCGCAAATATGAAAGAGCTTGGCATGTCTGAGGAAGAACTAATAACAGAGCTGACGCAGCATCTGAACAGAAGAAAGGAGGAAAAGTCTTGATTTCATTTCAACAAGTCACAAAAAAATACGGGAAAGAAACAGCCTTACAAGACATTGATTTTACCTTCGAAAAAGGCAAGATTTACGGACTGGTCGGTGCAAACGGGAGTGGGAAATCAACTACCTTGAAATTGATCGCAGGACTTGTCCAGCCAACCTCAGGAAATGTGAGTGTAAACGGCAAAAAAGCCAATAGGAAAATCGCTGCTGACGTTTCTTATTTAACCGAATTAGATATGTTTTACGAAGGTTTTACCGTATTAGATATGCTGAATTTTTCTGCCTCGCAATTTCAGGATTTAAATATGGAAACAGCTTATGAACTAATAAGCTTTATGGCGCTTGATAAAGGTAAAAAAATCAGAGAACTGTCTAAAGGAAACAGAGGAAGATTAAAGCTTGTTATCAGCTTAAGCAGGAAGGTTCCTGTTGTTTTGCTTGATGAACCATTTTCAGGGTTAGACCCAATGGTGAGAGAGTCCATTGTTAAGGGCTTGCTTCACTATATTGATTTTGACAGACAAACTGTCATTATTGCCACACATGAAATTGCTGAGATTGAACCGATCTTGGATGATGTGGTTGTCATAAATCATGGTAAGTTCGCAGCTCATTTTCATGTGGAAACACTTAGGGAAGAATATGGACTTTCTGTTGTTGAGTGGATGAGGGAAAATATAAATCAGTTATAGAAAGGAGAGCTAGTATGGCAAGTGTTGTAGAACTGAAAGCTGTTTCGAAAATCATTAAAGGCAGGAAAATCATCGACAGCTTAAGCTTCAATGTCGAAGAGGGGGAAGTGTTTGGCTTTCTTGGCCCAAATGGAGCAGGGAAAACAACAACAATCCGTATGATTGTTGGACTTATCAGCATGTCTGACGGAGATATTTTTATCTGTGGCAATAGTGTCAAAAAGGATTTTGAAAAGGCAGTCCAGCATGTAGGTGCAATCGTGGAGAATCCGGAAATGTATAAATTTATGTCTGGCTATGATAATTTGGTGCACTATGGACGAATGATTAAAGGAGTTAGCAAAGCGAAGATAGCAGAGGTTGTGGAGCTTGTTGGCCTTACCGACAGAATCAATGACAAGGTCAAAACGTATTCACTTGGCATGAGGCAAAGGCTAGGGCTTGCCCAAAGCCTATTGCATGATCCTAAAGTCCTTATCCTTGATGAGCCGACGAACGGCCTTGATCCTGCAGGAATACGAGAGATTCGTGATCATTTAAGAATGCTTGCAAGAGACAGAGGAATGGCTGTTATTGTCTCCAGTCATCTGTTATCGGAAATGGAAATGATGTGTGACAGAATCGGTATTATTCAGCAAGGCAAGCTTGTGGATGTTCAACTTGTGAAGGATTTTGTCAGCAATGCAGAAAAGCTTTATGAGCTGGAATTGGACCGTTTGGATGATGCGATGACCTTAATTGCCGAGCATTTGCCTGGTATAAGGCTTACAAAAAATGCATCTTGCCTGGAGGTACCTGTTAAAAAAGAGCAAATTCCTGAACTGGTCAAACTACTTGCGAAACATGATATTTCTATATTTGGAATAAGAGAGATATCGAAAACACTCGAAGATAGATTCTTAGAAGTGACCAATGATAAGGGGGAATTATAATGCTGCAGCTGCTTCAGAATGAATGGCTGAAAATATGGAAGCGCTCTGCCACACATGTAATGGTCGTATTATTGCTGCTGAGTTCCATCGCGATCGGTGCTATAACTAAATATCAGGAGTATGGCTTGTCAGTCCCTGATAATGAAAATTGGAAGCAGGGCCTTGAGCTTGAAATTAAGGAATATCAAAAACAGCTTGATGACGGAACAGTTGACCCAACTTCCATTGACTACACTAGACAACAGATTGCGATTAATAAATACAGGATAGAGCATAATATCTCAACGAATGTAGATTATTCGGCATGGGACTTTGTGTCAGATACTACAGAGCTTATTTCCTTTGCGGGGTTGTTTACGATCATCATTGCTGCAGGAATTGTCGCAAATGAGTTTACATGGGGTACAGTGAAACTGCTGCTTATTCGACCGATTAGCAGAGCAAAAATATTGCTGTCTAAATATTTGACAGTATTGCTGTTTGGAATTTTCCTGCTGTTAATTCTGTTTGCCTTCTCGCTACTACTTGGAGGAATATTATTCGGTTTCCCTGACACAAGTACTCCGTATTTGAATTATCATGAGGGAACTGTTAAAGAACAAAACATGGTTGTGCATTTATTAATATCATACGGACTTAACTCCATCAGTTTATTAATGATAACGACAATGGCATTCATGATTTCAAGTGTATTCCGAAACAGCTCCCTTGCTGTTGGAATTTCGATTTTCCTTATGTTTATGGGCGGTACGGTCACATTTATGCTTGCAACAA
This window encodes:
- a CDS encoding ABC transporter permease, which encodes MLQLLQNEWLKIWKRSATHVMVVLLLLSSIAIGAITKYQEYGLSVPDNENWKQGLELEIKEYQKQLDDGTVDPTSIDYTRQQIAINKYRIEHNISTNVDYSAWDFVSDTTELISFAGLFTIIIAAGIVANEFTWGTVKLLLIRPISRAKILLSKYLTVLLFGIFLLLILFAFSLLLGGILFGFPDTSTPYLNYHEGTVKEQNMVVHLLISYGLNSISLLMITTMAFMISSVFRNSSLAVGISIFLMFMGGTVTFMLATKFEWAKYILFANTDLSQYFEGTPIVQGMTMTFSIIMLCVYFLIFHLLAFLVFKKRDVAA
- the hisS gene encoding histidine--tRNA ligase is translated as MQINIPRGTQDILPGTVEKWQYIENRIKDLCDRFQYNEIRTPIFEHTELFLRSVGDTTDIVTKEMYTFEDRGERSLTLRPEGTASVVRSFVENKMFGLPSQPVKLFYLGQMFRYERPQAGRFRQFVQFGVEAIGSKDPAIDAEVMALAYSVYESLGLSKLKLVVNSLGDKESRLAHREALMGHFSPSIGEFCKDCQSRLEKNPMRILDCKKDHDHPLMKSAPSILEYLNEESKQYFEKVQAYLTALNIPYVVDSNLVRGLDYYNHTAFEIMSEAEGFGAITTLCGGGRYNGLTEELGGPEAPGIGFAMSLERLLAALQAEGIELPIEKKIDCYLVTLGEEAKDYSVGLLYELRKAGFSAERDYLDRKVKGQFKAADRLQAKFVAILGEDELKENKINVKSQETGEQKQVNLDHLAAALKDFQSY
- a CDS encoding tRNA threonylcarbamoyladenosine dehydratase yields the protein MLHQFSRNELAIGTEGLEKLKNSTVAVLGIGGVGSFSAEALARSGVGKLILIDKDDVDITNVNRQVIALLSTVGRPKVDIMKERIADINPECEVIALKMFYTEETYEEIFAYGLDYVVDASDTISYKIHLMKECLTRNIPIISSMGAANKMDPTRFQIADISKTHTDPIAKVVRLRLRKEGIRKGIKVVFSDESPIVIREDVRKVVGKDNAPIRKAKMPPSSNAFVPSVAGLIMASDVIKELLGDIKIVRVND
- a CDS encoding ABC transporter ATP-binding protein, which translates into the protein MISFQQVTKKYGKETALQDIDFTFEKGKIYGLVGANGSGKSTTLKLIAGLVQPTSGNVSVNGKKANRKIAADVSYLTELDMFYEGFTVLDMLNFSASQFQDLNMETAYELISFMALDKGKKIRELSKGNRGRLKLVISLSRKVPVVLLDEPFSGLDPMVRESIVKGLLHYIDFDRQTVIIATHEIAEIEPILDDVVVINHGKFAAHFHVETLREEYGLSVVEWMRENINQL
- the aspS gene encoding aspartate--tRNA ligase, with the translated sequence MFGRTYYCGEVPEKAIGEKVNLKGWVQKRRDLGGLIFIDLRDRTGVVQIVFNPEINKEALEVAEKVRNEFVLDIKGTVVARQEGTINENLSTGKVEIVVDEISILNEAKTPPFSISDKTDVAEEVRLKYRYLDFRRPVMFETLKMRHQVTKIMRDFLDSEGFLDIETPILTKSTPEGARDYLVPSRVHPNEFYALPQSPQLFKQLLMVGGIERYYQIARCFRDEDLRADRQPEFTQLDIETSFVSQEDIMNMMESMMVKIMREVKGIDVPAPFKRMPYDEAMARYGSDKPDTRFDMELTDLSEIVKDSSFKVFAAAVESGGQVKAINVKQASDKYSRKDIDALTEFVKVYGAKGLAWLKAEEDGLKGPISKFISEEEQKAFEAALSIESGDLLLFVADKANVVADSLGALRQKLAKELNLIDPDKFNFLWVTDWPLFEYDEQENRFYAAHHPFTMPKREDIELLDSNPKAVKAQAYDIVLNGYELGGGSLRIFEKDIQEKMFSMLGFSQEEAYEQFGFLLEAFEYGTPPHGGIAIGLDRLIMLLSGRTNLRDTIAFPKTASASCLLTDAPGEVSQSQLDDLHLALKAPKQND
- a CDS encoding GntR family transcriptional regulator, whose product is MSDDFKASRPIYMQIVDKIMQQIARQELKEGQKLPSVREMAIESGVNPNTIQRTYSELERMNIVETKRGQGTFITDKREVLEEVKKKLQFDIVNQFIANMKELGMSEEELITELTQHLNRRKEEKS
- a CDS encoding ABC transporter ATP-binding protein, whose amino-acid sequence is MASVVELKAVSKIIKGRKIIDSLSFNVEEGEVFGFLGPNGAGKTTTIRMIVGLISMSDGDIFICGNSVKKDFEKAVQHVGAIVENPEMYKFMSGYDNLVHYGRMIKGVSKAKIAEVVELVGLTDRINDKVKTYSLGMRQRLGLAQSLLHDPKVLILDEPTNGLDPAGIREIRDHLRMLARDRGMAVIVSSHLLSEMEMMCDRIGIIQQGKLVDVQLVKDFVSNAEKLYELELDRLDDAMTLIAEHLPGIRLTKNASCLEVPVKKEQIPELVKLLAKHDISIFGIREISKTLEDRFLEVTNDKGEL